A region from the Acyrthosiphon pisum isolate AL4f chromosome A1, pea_aphid_22Mar2018_4r6ur, whole genome shotgun sequence genome encodes:
- the LOC100570271 gene encoding peroxidase-like isoform X1 has protein sequence MTIFTYICTRMLYLFVWLCVIAVLGTSSSIRINNKKDPVIFYGDGPDSNIIYYEQCARRVTCKRNAIYRTVDGTCNNLRNPLWGSSETPYIRLAEAAYDDGNYEVRKQVDGSKLPRPRQLQLETFLPKSKDYLDSNNYHLMQFGQWANHDISLMPPDTTGPERCCSVRIVEINSNSPYQCQLAIEIPTNDPVLKRYNQTCMEFKRAMTAANNFGCPVTPQTPMNQATSFFDASQLYGHKLETANSIRSFDGGKLKTDIINGHEFCPQKKRQGSLLCDDRENVNICFEAGDPRLNQHFGLTAYTTMFTRFHNIVTDKLQEINPEWSDEVLYQEARKFIGALNQIIVYRDYLPILLGKSFTKRVGLDVSKNRRTQYNPAIMPQLTTEFAGGAFRVPHNTLPSTYDYINKNYEVVDSVKFYQWMSKPDPLVLGNNFDQIVRGMTTSPGRLFTPSFNFFISNLMFHTHLTGNEDLLSVDIQRGRDVGVPPYTVVRKLCGFPEVNSFEDLLSIIPYYDVKSLKKQYATVYDIDLLVGALLEPPVGGGTVGQTAQCILADVFYRIRFGDRFFFDVRGQPGSYSLAQLRTLRNIDLGHVLCATTELDEVPMDIFKTSRRTPMMKCKNKLSKLDLSAWRE, from the exons ATGACAAT TTTTACATACATCTGTACGAGgatgttatatttgtttgtgtGGTTATGTGTCATAGCAGTATTGGGAACTTCATCAAGTATTCga ATTAATAATAAGAAGGACCCTGTGATTTTTTACGGAGATGGTCCTGATTCaaacatcatatattatgaacaatgtgCACGCAGAGTGACCTGCAAGCGAAATGCTATTTATAGGACAGTGGACGGCACATGTAATAACCTGAGAAACCCGTTGTGGGGGTCGTCCGAAACTCCATACATTAGACTTGCTGAAGCTGCTTATGATGATG gTAATTATGAAGTTCGCAAACAAGTGGATGGTTCTAAGTTGCCTAGGCCTCGTCAATTACagttagaaacatttttaccaaaatcCAAGGATTACCTAGACTCTAACAATTATCATCTTATGCAATTTGGTCAATGGGCCAATCATGATATCAGTCTTATGCCACCCGATACAACAG GGCCAGAGAGATGTTGTTCCGTTCGAATTGTTGAGATCAACAGTAATAGCCCATACCAATGTCAATTAGCTATTGAAATACCTACGAATGACCCAGTTCTTAAACGTTATAATCAAACATGTATGGAATTTAAACGCGCAATGACGGCTGCTAATAATTTTGGTTGTCCTGTAACTCCTCAAACTCCA ATGAATCAAGCAACCTCATTTTTTGACGCGTCACAATTGTACGGACACAAGCTCGAAACGGCAAATTCAATTAGATCGTTTGATGGTGGAAAATTGAAAACAGATATCATAAATGGACACGAGTTTTGTCCTCAAAAAAAAAGACAAGGATCATTATTATGTGATGATCGGGAAAACGTGAACATTTGTTTTGAAGCTG GAGATCCAAGATTAAATCAACACTTTGGGCTCACAGCGTATACAACAATGTTTACCCGGTTCCATAATATTGTGACTGATAAGTTACAAGAAATAAATCCTGAATGGTCTGACGAAGTGTTGTATCAAGAAGCTAGAAAGTTTATTGGTGCACTAAACCAGATAATTGTTTATCGGGACTATCTACCCATTCTacttg GTAAATCATTTACAAAACGCGTTGGTCTAGATGTTAGTAAGAATAGAAGAACACAATACAACCCTGCAATTATGCCGCAATTGACCACGGAATTTGCAGGGGGTGCTTTCCGAGTGCCACATAATACACTGCCTTCGACATACGA ttacataaataaaaattatgaagtagTGGATTCAGTTAAATTTTACCAATGGATGTCGAAACCTGATCCCTTAGTGTTGGGCAATAATTTTGACCAAATAGTCAGAGGCATGACTACATCACCAGGCCGTTTATTTACACCGTCATTTAACTTTTTT ATATCAAATTTAATGTTCCACACACATCTCACTGGTAACGAAGATTTGTTGTCAGTGGATATTCAAAGAGGCCGTGATGTTGGCGTACCACCATATACTGTTGTAAGAAAATTGTGTGGTTTCCCAGAAGTCAATTCATTTGAagatttattaagtattataccatattac gATGTCAAATCACTGAAAAAACAGTACGCTACCGTTTATGACATTGATCTACTCGTGGGAGCTTTACTCGAACCACCTGTTGGTGGTGGAACGGTTGGTCAAACTGCACAGTGTATTTTAGCTGATGTATTTTACCGTATTCGATTCGGTGATCGTTTCTTTTTTGATGTCAGAGGTCAACCGGGAAGCTATTCTCTAG CACAATTGAGAACTTTGAGAAACATTGACCTAGGTCACGTGTTATGTGCCACGACTGAATTGGACGAAGTGCCAATGGATATTTTTAAGACAtcaag ACGTACACCAATGAtgaaatgcaaaaataaattatcaaaattggaTCTTAGTGCTTGGAGAGAATAG
- the LOC100570185 gene encoding peroxidase, with the protein MLNLFVWLSFISVLKTSISCMTANEDFVIYHGDGPQSNSIYYDKCAPTVICNPNDIYRTANGSCNNLENPLWGSSETPYIRLSEAAYNDGDHEVRKQLDGSLLPIPRKVQLLLFLGKSQDFPDLNNYHLSQFGQWATHDITLLPPDSSGPKRCCSTPINEINSNTPYQCQLPIELPMDDPVYGRHGRTCMEFRRAMTAAHNFNCSITPQIPMNQATPFFDSSQLYGHKLVKANSIRSFNGGRLITDVINENEYCPLRKRNGSLLCDGRENVGVCFEAGDPRINQHFGITSYSIMFTRFHNVVADMLHQLNPQWSDEVLYQEARKFIGALNQIIVYRDYLPILLGESFTKRVGLDLSNNIRTKYNPLLMPQLSIEFSGGAFRVPHNTVASFYNYVDKDYETVDSVKLNEWMSISDPLVEGSNLDEIVRGMTTSAGRLYTPSYNYLLSNFMFHNHITGDQDLLAVDIQRGRDVGVPQYIKMRAWCGLPEICSFEDLLNFLPYDDVEKLKELYATVYDIDLLVGALLEPPVDGGTVGPTAQCILADVFYRIRFGDRFFFDVTGQTGSYSPAQLKTLRKIDLGHVICATTELDEVPFNIFQPSGYSLMVKCQEHLLNLDLSGWREFP; encoded by the exons ACTGCAAATGAAGACTTTGTGATTTATCACGGAGATGGTCCTCAATCAAATAGCATATATTATGACAAGTGTGCGCCCACAGTTATCTGCAATCCAAATGATATTTATAGGACAGCAAATGGCTCGTGTAATAACCTAGAAAACCCTTTGTGGGGGTCGTCTGAAACTCCATACATCAGACTTTCTGAAGCTGCTTATAATGATG GTGATCATGAAGTTCGGAAACAGCTTGATGGATCGCTGTTGCCTATACCTCGTAAAGTgcagttgttattatttttgggaaaatCCCAGGATTTCCCAGACTTAAACAATTATCATCTAAGTCAATTCGGTCAATGGGCCACTCATGACATCACTCTCCTACCACCAGATTCTtcag GGCCAAAGAGATGCTGTTCCACCCCGATTAATGAGATCAACAGTAATACCCCATACCAATGTCAATTACCTATTGAGTTGCCAATGGATGACCCAGTTTATGGTCGTCATGGACGAACATGTATGGAATTTAGACGTGCAATGACTGCTGCTCATAATTTCAATTGTTCAATAACTCCTCAAATTCCA ATGAATCAGGCGACACCATTCTTTGACTCATCACAGCTGTACGGACACAAATTAGTCAAGGCAAATTCAATTAGATCTTTTAATGGCGGAAGATTGATAACTGACGTCATAAATGAAAACGAGTATTGTCCTCTAAGGAAAAGAAACGGTTCATTATTATGCGACGGAAGGGAAAACGTGGGCGTATGTTTTGAAGCTG gagaCCCGAGAATAAATCAACACTTTGGGATCACATCGTATAGTATAATGTTTACCCGGTTTCATAATGTTGTGGCTGATATGTTACATCAATTAAATCCTCAATGGTCTGATGAAGTGTTATATCAAGAAGCTCGAAAGTTCATCGGTGCACTAAATCAGATAATTGTTTATCGGGATTACTTGCCTATTTTacttg gtgAATCATTTACAAAACGCGTCGGTTTGGATCTCAGTAATAATATAAGGACGAAATACAATCCATTACTCATGCCACAATTGTCTATAGAATTTTCAGGCGGAGCTTTCCGAGTGCCACATAACACAGTGGCTTCGTTTTACAA TTACGTAGATAAAGATTATGAGACAGTCGATTCAGTCAAACTTAACGAATGGATGTCGATATCTGATCCCTTAGTAGAGGGTTCAAATCTTGACGAAATAGTCAGAGGCATGACTACATCGGCGGGCCGTTTATATACCCCGTCTTATAACTATCTA TTATCAAATTTCATGTTCCATAATCATATAACTGGTGATCAAGATTTACTTGCAGTGGACATACAGAGAGGGCGTGATGTCGGCGTACCGCAATATATTAAGATGAGAGCATGGTGTGGTTTACCAGAAATTTGTTCATTTgaagatttattaaattttttaccataTGAC GACGTCGAAAAACTGAAAGAACTGTACGCAACTGTTTATGACATTGATCTACTCGTGGGAGCTTTACTCGAACCACCAGTCGACGGTGGGACGGTTGGTCCAACTGCACAGTGCATCTTAGCTGATGTATTTTACCGTATTCGATTCGGTGATCGTTTCTTTTTTGATGTGACAGGTCAAACGGGAAGCTATTCTCCAG ctCAATTGAAAACTTTGAGAAAAATCGATCTTGGTCACGTAATATGTGCCACAACTGAATTGGATGAAgtaccatttaatatttttcagccatcagg ATATTCACTAATGGTGAAATGCCAAGAGCATTTATTAAACTTGGATCTCAGTGGTTGGAGAGAATTTCCATAG
- the LOC100570271 gene encoding peroxidase-like isoform X2: MLYLFVWLCVIAVLGTSSSIRINNKKDPVIFYGDGPDSNIIYYEQCARRVTCKRNAIYRTVDGTCNNLRNPLWGSSETPYIRLAEAAYDDGNYEVRKQVDGSKLPRPRQLQLETFLPKSKDYLDSNNYHLMQFGQWANHDISLMPPDTTGPERCCSVRIVEINSNSPYQCQLAIEIPTNDPVLKRYNQTCMEFKRAMTAANNFGCPVTPQTPMNQATSFFDASQLYGHKLETANSIRSFDGGKLKTDIINGHEFCPQKKRQGSLLCDDRENVNICFEAGDPRLNQHFGLTAYTTMFTRFHNIVTDKLQEINPEWSDEVLYQEARKFIGALNQIIVYRDYLPILLGKSFTKRVGLDVSKNRRTQYNPAIMPQLTTEFAGGAFRVPHNTLPSTYDYINKNYEVVDSVKFYQWMSKPDPLVLGNNFDQIVRGMTTSPGRLFTPSFNFFISNLMFHTHLTGNEDLLSVDIQRGRDVGVPPYTVVRKLCGFPEVNSFEDLLSIIPYYDVKSLKKQYATVYDIDLLVGALLEPPVGGGTVGQTAQCILADVFYRIRFGDRFFFDVRGQPGSYSLAQLRTLRNIDLGHVLCATTELDEVPMDIFKTSRRTPMMKCKNKLSKLDLSAWRE, encoded by the exons atgttatatttgtttgtgtGGTTATGTGTCATAGCAGTATTGGGAACTTCATCAAGTATTCga ATTAATAATAAGAAGGACCCTGTGATTTTTTACGGAGATGGTCCTGATTCaaacatcatatattatgaacaatgtgCACGCAGAGTGACCTGCAAGCGAAATGCTATTTATAGGACAGTGGACGGCACATGTAATAACCTGAGAAACCCGTTGTGGGGGTCGTCCGAAACTCCATACATTAGACTTGCTGAAGCTGCTTATGATGATG gTAATTATGAAGTTCGCAAACAAGTGGATGGTTCTAAGTTGCCTAGGCCTCGTCAATTACagttagaaacatttttaccaaaatcCAAGGATTACCTAGACTCTAACAATTATCATCTTATGCAATTTGGTCAATGGGCCAATCATGATATCAGTCTTATGCCACCCGATACAACAG GGCCAGAGAGATGTTGTTCCGTTCGAATTGTTGAGATCAACAGTAATAGCCCATACCAATGTCAATTAGCTATTGAAATACCTACGAATGACCCAGTTCTTAAACGTTATAATCAAACATGTATGGAATTTAAACGCGCAATGACGGCTGCTAATAATTTTGGTTGTCCTGTAACTCCTCAAACTCCA ATGAATCAAGCAACCTCATTTTTTGACGCGTCACAATTGTACGGACACAAGCTCGAAACGGCAAATTCAATTAGATCGTTTGATGGTGGAAAATTGAAAACAGATATCATAAATGGACACGAGTTTTGTCCTCAAAAAAAAAGACAAGGATCATTATTATGTGATGATCGGGAAAACGTGAACATTTGTTTTGAAGCTG GAGATCCAAGATTAAATCAACACTTTGGGCTCACAGCGTATACAACAATGTTTACCCGGTTCCATAATATTGTGACTGATAAGTTACAAGAAATAAATCCTGAATGGTCTGACGAAGTGTTGTATCAAGAAGCTAGAAAGTTTATTGGTGCACTAAACCAGATAATTGTTTATCGGGACTATCTACCCATTCTacttg GTAAATCATTTACAAAACGCGTTGGTCTAGATGTTAGTAAGAATAGAAGAACACAATACAACCCTGCAATTATGCCGCAATTGACCACGGAATTTGCAGGGGGTGCTTTCCGAGTGCCACATAATACACTGCCTTCGACATACGA ttacataaataaaaattatgaagtagTGGATTCAGTTAAATTTTACCAATGGATGTCGAAACCTGATCCCTTAGTGTTGGGCAATAATTTTGACCAAATAGTCAGAGGCATGACTACATCACCAGGCCGTTTATTTACACCGTCATTTAACTTTTTT ATATCAAATTTAATGTTCCACACACATCTCACTGGTAACGAAGATTTGTTGTCAGTGGATATTCAAAGAGGCCGTGATGTTGGCGTACCACCATATACTGTTGTAAGAAAATTGTGTGGTTTCCCAGAAGTCAATTCATTTGAagatttattaagtattataccatattac gATGTCAAATCACTGAAAAAACAGTACGCTACCGTTTATGACATTGATCTACTCGTGGGAGCTTTACTCGAACCACCTGTTGGTGGTGGAACGGTTGGTCAAACTGCACAGTGTATTTTAGCTGATGTATTTTACCGTATTCGATTCGGTGATCGTTTCTTTTTTGATGTCAGAGGTCAACCGGGAAGCTATTCTCTAG CACAATTGAGAACTTTGAGAAACATTGACCTAGGTCACGTGTTATGTGCCACGACTGAATTGGACGAAGTGCCAATGGATATTTTTAAGACAtcaag ACGTACACCAATGAtgaaatgcaaaaataaattatcaaaattggaTCTTAGTGCTTGGAGAGAATAG